TGCAGCGTGGTGAACGGATAAGCTGCGGTGCGCGGGCGGGCTGCGGTGATTTTGTTAGTGAGCGAGGATTTGCCCGCGTTGGGGAATCCCACCAGCCCGGCGTCGGCGATGGATTTGAGGATGAGCCGGTAGACGCCGTGCTCGCCCTCCTCTCCGGGATTGGCGCGCCGGGGGGCGCGATTGGTCGAGGACTTGAAGTGGGTGTTGCCCCAGCCGCCGTTGCCGCCCTTGCACAGGACGATCTCCTGATCGTGCTCCACGACCTCGGCCACCATCTGGCCAGTCGCTTCGTCGATCACAATCGTGCCCAAGGGCATGCGCAGCATGGCGGGTTTGCCTTCATGCCCGTTGCAGTCCTTGCCCATGCCGTGCTCGCCGCGTTGTCCCTTCCAGTGCGGTTTGTATTTATAGTCGATGAGGTTGTTGGTGTTGTTGTCTCCCACCAACACGACATCGCCACCCTTGCCGCCGTCCCCACCATTGGGGCCGCCGAAGGGTTCATACTTCTCGCGCCGAAAACTGATACATCCGCGACCACCATCCCCGGCCCAGGCTTTGATGACGCATTCGTCGATAAACATGGGCGCGATCCTGCATAATCCACCCCACTTGCCAAGGGGCTGGTTTGTGAACCGCGCGTAAACTTAAACGCGGCCGCTCGCCTCCACTAGAGGTTGATCTTGATGCCTTTGCGCAAGTAAGTCGGCACGTCCAGATCCTGCCCTTCGAAGAGATTTCGATCGGTGCGCTCAAAGTGACCGCGGTTCTCCGCCAGGTTTTGGAAGAAAAACTCGTTCTGCGATTCATCCGCCGCGGGGCGTTTACCCCGGGCTTTGGCACCCGCTTTTTCGACTTCGGTTGCCCCCGACGCAGCCGCCGGTTCGGGCGTTTCCACCCGGGCGATGTCGGCGACGCGAACCCCCACCGGACTCGCGGCCCCGGCGTTGCTGCGGCCGCGGCTGGAGGACGGCCGCCGTGGCGGCAGGCGGCCGCCGATGTCGCTCGTGCCGATCACACAGACCTCCACCCGACCCTGCAGGTCTTCGTCGATCACCGCGCCCATGATCACATGCGAATCGCGCCCGTAGCGCTCGGTGACCGCGCTCATGATCTCGTTGACCTTGCTCAGCTTCAGGTCGGTGCCGCCCACGATGTTGACCAGCAGGCGGTCGGCTTTGCGAGCATGCTCGGGCGTGGCGAGCAGCGGGCACATGTCGAGACTCGCAATGGCCTGCGCCACCGCGTCCGGCCCTTCGCCTTGGCCGAGGCCGAAAAGGGTTTTGCCACCGCGCGTGTGGAAGGCCTGTCGCAGCGTGGCGAAGTCGAGATTGATCAGGCCGGTGCGGAAAAGCATCGCCCAGACCGAACGCACCGCCTGCCCGATCCACGCATCGGCGCGCGCAAAGGAATCGAGGGCGGTCTCCCCTTCGGAGGCCTCCTGCAGCAAAATGTCGTTGGGCAAGGTGATCACCGCGTCGCAACTGCGGCGCAGCGCGAGCAGTCCTTCCTCCGCCTGTTTGCCGCGACGGCCGCCTTCGAAGCTGAAGGGCATGGTGACAAACGCGATCACCAGCGCGCCGGCTTCACTCGCCACGTCCGCCACGATCGGAGCGGCCCCGCTGCTGGTGCCGCCGCCCATGCCGGCGATGAGAAACACCAGATCACAATCGCGCACGACTTCGGCGATCTTCTCGCGATCAGATTCCGCTGCATCAAAGCCGAGGTCGGGATCGCCGCCGGCGCCGAGGCCGCGGGTGATGGCCGAGCCGATGAGCACCTTCTCCTCCAAGGGCGAGGAGTTGAGCGCCTGCAGGTCGGTGTTGATCGCCGCCAGCCGCAGGCGATCGAGATTCTCCATCTTCAGTCGATCGACGACGTTGCCGCCGGCACCACCGAGGCCGATGACCTTGATGGAGACGTCTGGATCGTTCAGAGCGTTGGCCGGAGCCGCGAGGGGGAGTTCGGAAGCGTTGAGAGACATCGGAGGTAATCAGGCGCGGGCCGGGAAGAGTTTGCGCAGGATGCCGCCAGTCGCGCGGCGTTTCTGCAGCGGACGATCGCCGCGGGATTGCAGGCCGTAGTGCAAAAGGCCGAGCACCGCAGTGTGAGACGGGTCCTGGAGCTTCTGCTCCAGACCCGGAGGCATCTGTCCCCTTTGGGCGGGCAGCCCGAGAATGGCGCTGGCCGTATCTTCGATGCCCGGCAGCTTCGCGGTGCCGCCCGTCAACATGACCCCGGCCGCGCAACGCTCCGGCGCGAGCGCCGGGCCAAGCTTCTTTTTGATGACCTCGAAGAGTTCCTCCATGCGGGCCGCCGTGATGGTCTCGATGGTCTGCTGCGGGAACTGGCGGTCGCCGATGGCGTAGTCGCCGTTGAGCCAGACCTTCTTGCCCTTTTCGTGAGTGATCACGTTGGCGCGGCCGTGGCGTAGTTTAAGTTTTTCCGCCTGCCCTTCGGTCACCCGCAGGCCGAGGGTGAGGTCGTTGGTGAGGTGTTCACCGCCGACCGGCACCACGCCGGTCATGAAGGGCACCCCGTCACGGTAGAGCACGAAGTCGCTCGTGCCCGCGCCGATGTCGATGACCAGCGCGCCGTGTTGGCGGTCCTGCTGAGTCGTCACCATCGTGCCGGAACCGAGACTGGCCAGAATCATATCCCCCACCCGCACATCAAAACCGCGGATCACATGGATGCTGTTGGCGATCATCGCCTCCTGACCATGCACCGTCCAATATCCCACCTCGAGACGCTGCCCGTTCAAGTGCTCGGGGTTGGCGCCGACCATCTTGCCGTCCAGCAAATAGGGGCGGCGGATGTGATGCACCACCATGCGGCCTTCCGGAAGCGCCTTGGCTTTGGCGAGACGACACACCGTATCGATGTCCATCTGGCTCACCATGTTGTCGGCGGCACTCACGCTCACCGAAGCCTGGTTGTAGAAGCCTTCGAGGTGGCCACCCGATTGCGCCAGGTAAACCTCGTCGATCTTCACGCCCGCACTCTGTTCGGCGGTGATGAGCGCGTTGTGGGCGGCGTCGCTGGCGGCTTTGAAGTCGGTCACCACGCCTTTCATGACGCCGTGTGACTGGCACTCGCCGAAGCCGATGAGGTTGACGGTGTTTTGCACAATCTCGCCGATCAACACGGCGATCTTGGATGTGCCGATTTCAACGGCACCGATGAAGCGGGACTTGGAACTCACGAGGCGATGGGATTAGCGGTTCGGAAGACGGAAACGGACGGTGGGTGCACCGGACTTA
This portion of the Actomonas aquatica genome encodes:
- the obgE gene encoding GTPase ObgE: MFIDECVIKAWAGDGGRGCISFRREKYEPFGGPNGGDGGKGGDVVLVGDNNTNNLIDYKYKPHWKGQRGEHGMGKDCNGHEGKPAMLRMPLGTIVIDEATGQMVAEVVEHDQEIVLCKGGNGGWGNTHFKSSTNRAPRRANPGEEGEHGVYRLILKSIADAGLVGFPNAGKSSLTNKITAARPRTAAYPFTTLHPQIGVIHYPEEYDRLLLADVPGLIEGASDNRGLGHRFLRHIERCAVLMFLIDMAAVDGRDPREDYATLLSELEAYDPALMEKPRLVIANKMDLPEAKAWLTKFKRRHKVEVLPISCETEEGIDAMKTVLRERVRSHRDNVADAATS
- the ftsZ gene encoding cell division protein FtsZ produces the protein MSLNASELPLAAPANALNDPDVSIKVIGLGGAGGNVVDRLKMENLDRLRLAAINTDLQALNSSPLEEKVLIGSAITRGLGAGGDPDLGFDAAESDREKIAEVVRDCDLVFLIAGMGGGTSSGAAPIVADVASEAGALVIAFVTMPFSFEGGRRGKQAEEGLLALRRSCDAVITLPNDILLQEASEGETALDSFARADAWIGQAVRSVWAMLFRTGLINLDFATLRQAFHTRGGKTLFGLGQGEGPDAVAQAIASLDMCPLLATPEHARKADRLLVNIVGGTDLKLSKVNEIMSAVTERYGRDSHVIMGAVIDEDLQGRVEVCVIGTSDIGGRLPPRRPSSSRGRSNAGAASPVGVRVADIARVETPEPAAASGATEVEKAGAKARGKRPAADESQNEFFFQNLAENRGHFERTDRNLFEGQDLDVPTYLRKGIKINL
- the ftsA gene encoding cell division protein FtsA, producing the protein MSSKSRFIGAVEIGTSKIAVLIGEIVQNTVNLIGFGECQSHGVMKGVVTDFKAASDAAHNALITAEQSAGVKIDEVYLAQSGGHLEGFYNQASVSVSAADNMVSQMDIDTVCRLAKAKALPEGRMVVHHIRRPYLLDGKMVGANPEHLNGQRLEVGYWTVHGQEAMIANSIHVIRGFDVRVGDMILASLGSGTMVTTQQDRQHGALVIDIGAGTSDFVLYRDGVPFMTGVVPVGGEHLTNDLTLGLRVTEGQAEKLKLRHGRANVITHEKGKKVWLNGDYAIGDRQFPQQTIETITAARMEELFEVIKKKLGPALAPERCAAGVMLTGGTAKLPGIEDTASAILGLPAQRGQMPPGLEQKLQDPSHTAVLGLLHYGLQSRGDRPLQKRRATGGILRKLFPARA